The DNA segment CCTCGGCCTCGGCGAGGTCCTCCTCCGTCTCGGCGTCCAGCTCCACCAGAGCCTGCGCCTCGACGATCATGCGCTGCTCCTCGCCGTCCCAGGCGAGGGCCATGGTGCCGACGCGGAACTCCTCCTCGACGGGGGTGTCCAGCGGGCGGGTGTCGGAGATCTCGGTGGGGGCGACGGCCGGGACGGCGGCGTTGCCGCCGCTGCGCCGTACGACCTCGTCGAGCAGTTCGTCCATGCGCTCGGCGAGCGCGGCGACCTGGGTCTTCTCCAGAGCCACGCTGGTCACCCGGGGGCCCGCGACGGCCTGGAGGAAGAACGTACGGCGTCCGGGCAGTCCGACGGTGCCCGCGACGAAGCGGTCCGGCGGATCGTAGAGGAACACCTGACGGGACACGTCCTGTCTCCATGGGATTCGAGAGGTTCGGCAGAGCGGGGCACTGGTGAACGCGACTGAGTGGATCGCTTCACCCTACTGCGGCCGTCGATCACGGTGCGCCCGCACCGCCCCCGACCGGTGCGTCGTCCTCCGGGGAGGTCTCGCGCGGGGCGAGGGAGGCGAGGTCCCCGGTGTCGCCGAGGCGGACGAGGTAGGGCCTGAGGCGGGTGTAGCGGATCGCGGTGACGGAGCACGGTTCGACGGAGATCCGCTGGAAGAGGTCGAGGTGCAGGCCCAGCGCGTCGGCCACCAGGGACTTGATGATGTCGCCGTGCGAGCACATGAGGTAGACGGCGTCGGGGCCGTGGTCGCGCTCCACGCGCGCGTTCCACTCGCGTACGGCCTCGGCGGCGCGGGTCTGCATGGCCCGCATGGACTCACCGCCGGGGAAGGCGGCGGCCGACGGGTGGGCCTGCACGACCTCCATCAGCGGTTCGTCCTTCAGCTCGGCGAGCTTGCGGCCGGACCAGTCGCCGTAGTGGCACTCCCCGATCCGTTCGTCGGTGTGGACGCGCAGTCCGGGCCGGGCGTCGAGCAGCGGCTGGACGGTCTCCTGGCAGCGCTGGAGGGGGCTGACGACGGCCTCGGAGATCGGCAGCGCGGCCAGCCGTCCGGGCAGGGCCGCGGCCTGTGCGGTGCCGCGCTCGTCGAGGGCGACGCCGGGCGTCCAGCCGGCGAGCAGTCCCGCGGTGTTGGCGGTGGAGCGTCCGTGCCGGACGAGGATCAGGGTGGGCATGCGGCCCAGGGTAGACGGGCACCCGCCGGCCCGGGCTCGGCGGCGGCTTTCCTGTGGTCCCAGCCGTCGTCCCGCTGCCCAGGGGTCTGCTGCCGACCTTGCCCGGGGTCTGCCGCCGACCCGTTGCCGGCCTCTTGTTGACCCTTTTTGACCCCTTGTCGGCCTCTTGTGGGCCCCTTGCGGGGCCCCCTCTGCGGCCGGTTTCGCAGGCGCGCGTGCGTACGGGGGCGGACGGCGGGAGAATGCACCCCGTGATCTTCGACTGTGCCATCTACCGCGAGGGGCATCGGAGCGGGACCTCCGAAGACCCCGCCAAAGCCCTGGCGGAGGCCCGCGCCTCGGACGACGCGTTCGTGTGGATCGCGCTGCACGACCCGGCGCCGGATGAGTTCGACCACGTCAGAAAGGTGTTCGGGCTGCATCCGCTGGCGGTGGAGGACGCGTTGAAGGCCCACCAGCGGCCGAAGCTGGAGGTGTACGACGACTCGCTGTTCATGGTGATCAAGCCGGTCTTCTACGAGCACGTGAGCGACACCGTCTCCACCGGCGAGGTGATGGTCTTCCTCGGCGACTCGTTCGTGGTCACCGTCCGGCACGGCGAGGCCTCGCCCCTGCCGGAGGTACGGCGCCGGCTGGAGGCGGACCCGGAGCGGCTGCGGCACGGGCCGACGGCGGTGCTCCACACGGTCGCCGACGCCACGGTCGACGCCTACCTGGAGGTGGCGACCGAACTGGGGACGGACCTGGAGGAGCTGGAGGCGGAGGTCTTCTCCCCGAGCGACGCCGGCTCGCGGAACACCGCGTCGCGGATCTACATGTTCAAGCGGCAGGTGCTGGAGTTCCGCAGGGCCACGGTGCCGCTGACGGTGCCGCTGACCAGGCTCGCGGGCGGGACCGGCGGGCCGGCGGTGCCGTTCGTGGACGAGGGGGCGCGGCCGTTCTTCCGTGACGTCAACGACCACCTGACCCGCGTGAACGAGACGGTGGAGAACCTGGACCGGCTGGTCTCCGACATCCTCTCCGCGCATCTCGCGCAGATGGGCGTACGGCAGAACGACGACATGCGCCGCATCTCCGCCTGGGCCGCGCTGGCCGCGGTCCCCACGCTGCTGGCGGGGATCTACGGCATGAACTTCACCCACATGCCCGAACTGCGCTTCTACTGGAGCTATCCGGTGGTGCTGGGCGTGATGATCGTCCTGGACGTCCTGCTGTACCGGGGCTTCAGGCGGCGCGGCTGGCTGTAGGTCAGGCGAACTCGGCCGCCGCGGGGGCGGGACCGCCGAGCGCGTCGCGCCGCTCGGGCATCGTCAGGGAGACCATCCGGCGCCAGCCGACCAGCCGCTCGTAGGCGTAGAGGGCGTGGATGCCGGCGGCGAGCACCGCCGCCTTGGCCCTCGGCCAGCCGAGGATGCGCCCCATGTGGGACATGACGGCGAGGCTGACGTCGCGGTAGACGCGGATCTCGGTGAGCGCGCACTCGCGCAGCACGCGCTGGATGGAGGGGCCGTGGCCGGCCCGGGCGAGGCGGAGGAGTTCCTCGTGGCAGTAGGCCAGGTGGTTGTCCTCGTCATGGGCGATCATCCGCACCGCGCGCCCGACGTCCGGGTGGTCGCCGAAGTTCCTGCGCAGCAGTTCCATCTGCTCGGACGCCCGCTGTTCGGTGACTCTGCTGTGGGCCAGGTAGGTGATGACGTCGTGCGCGGTCAGCGGCTGGTCGGCCGTCAGCTTCTCGTGCGCGAGTCCGATGCCGTGCCGTTCCAGGAGCATCGTGTAGTCGGTCTCGGGCGGGACGTCGACGGGCCGCAGACCGCGCTTGCGCATCAGGGCGTTGAAGATCCGCCCGTGCTTGTCCTCGTCGGCGCCGTGGCGGGCGATCTTGGGGGCGAGCGCGTGTGCGCTCCGCGGCACGAGTACGGCGATGCGCCCGTTCTCCCAGCCTCCCTGGGACTCACCGCTGGCGGCGATGGAGCAGAAGAGCTGGAAGGACGCGTCGTTGTCGAGGATCTCCTGGAACAGACTCTTGGCCGAAAGCATCGTGCCCACCTCTCTGCAGAATTCCGCAAAGAACAGTTCAATTGTGGGCAGAGGGGAGCCGCAACAGCAGTGCGGGCCGACTCGGCCGAAAGGAGGAGCGCCGGAGTCGTAACCGGCCGGGCGCCTGGCGCGTTGTTCCGCGTGACGGCCGTGGCGGGGAAGACCCCCGAGCCCCCACCACGGCCGCAGAAACTTTTCGGCGGTGCCGTTCCCCTCCCGCCGGCGCGCTACGCGAGTCCGGCGCGCTCCAGGGCCTCGCTGCCGGCCCGCAGGGAGGCGAGGCGCTCGTCGAGGGTGAAGCCGGCGGGGGCGAGGCTGAGCGTGGTGACACCGGCGGCCGCGTAGGCCTTCATGCGGTCGGCGATGCGGTCGACGGAACCGAGCAGGGTGGTCTTGTCGATGAGGTCGTGCGGGACGGCCGCCGCGGCGCCCTGCTTGTCGCCGGAGAGGTACTTCTCCTGGATCTCGGCGGCCTCCTTCTCGTACCCCATGCGCCCGGCGAGCTGGTTGTAGAAGTTCTGCTTGCGGCTGCCCATGCCGCCGACGTACAGGGCGGTGTAGGGGCGGAAGGTGTCGGCGAGGCGGCTCACGTCCTTGTCCTCGCCGAGGGCGAGCGGGACGGTCGGGCAGATGTCGAACCCGTCGAGGGTCTTGCCGGCCTTCTCGCGCCCCGCGCGCAGGTACCTGACCGCCGTGTCCTCCAGGTGCTCGGCGGAGGGGAAGATGAGCAGCGCGCCGTCGGCGATCTCGCCGGTCTGCTCCAGGTTCTTCGGGCCGATGGCGGCGATGTAGAGCGGGATGTGCTCGCGCTCCGGGTGCACGGTCAGCTTGATCGGCTTGCCCGGGCCGCCGGGCAGCGGCAGCGTCCAGTGCTCGCCCTCGTACGACAGCCGCTCGCGGCTCATCGCCTTGCGCACGATCTCCACGTACTCGCGGGTGCGCGCCAGCGGCTTGTCGAACTTGACGCCGTACCAGCCCTCGGAGACCTGCGGGCCGGAGACGCCGAGGCCGAGCCGGAAGCGGCCCTTGGACAGCGAGTCCAGGGTCGCGGCGGTCATCGCGGTCATCGCCGGCTGCCGGGCCGGGATCTGGAAGATGGCCGAGCCGACGTCGATGCGCTCGGTCTGCGCGGCGACCCAGGCGAGCACCGTGGCCCCGTCGGAGCCGTAGGCCTCGGCGGCCCAGCACACGGCATAGCCCAGCCGGTCGGCCTCCTGTGCCACGGCCAGATTGTCCGCGTCCATCCCGGCACCCCAGTAGCCGAGGTTGATCCCGAGCTGCATGGCCGATTCCCCTTACCGGTGAGTAACGTCCTTGTGCCGGAGACATTAGCGCGGCGAAGGCCGTACCGGCAGGGGCATCCGCCCTCGAAACCCGCTTCCACAAGCCAGTTCCGTTGTCCACAGGCAACACACGGCAGCAGCTCTGGCCAGTAATCTCGCGGACATGGAGCAGAGGCATCTCGGCCGTACCGGCCTGCGTGTGTCCCGGATCGGGCTCGGCACCCTCACCTGGGGCCGGGACACCGTCGAGCATGACGCCGCGGACATGCTGAAGGCGTTCTGGGAAGCCGGCGGCAATCTCATCGACACCGCGGACGTGTACGGCGACGGCGAGGCCGAATACCTGCTCGGGCGGCTCATGGACGGGCTCGTGCCGCGCCGGGACCTGGTGATCTCCACCAAGGCGGGCAGCGTCCCCGACCCCGACCGCCGCTTCGACGGCTCCCGGGGGCATCTGCTCGCCGCTCTCGACGCCTCCCTCACCCGCCTCGGCACGGACCACGTCGACGTGTGGCACGTCCACGCCTACGACCCGGACACTCCGCTGGAGGAGAC comes from the Streptomyces sp. NBC_00820 genome and includes:
- a CDS encoding DUF3090 domain-containing protein — encoded protein: MSRQVFLYDPPDRFVAGTVGLPGRRTFFLQAVAGPRVTSVALEKTQVAALAERMDELLDEVVRRSGGNAAVPAVAPTEISDTRPLDTPVEEEFRVGTMALAWDGEEQRMIVEAQALVELDAETEEDLAEAEERLLQDEENGPPMLRVRLTGAQARAFAKRALDVVNAGRPPCPLCSLPLDPEGHVCPRQNGYRRGA
- a CDS encoding histidine phosphatase family protein, encoding MPTLILVRHGRSTANTAGLLAGWTPGVALDERGTAQAAALPGRLAALPISEAVVSPLQRCQETVQPLLDARPGLRVHTDERIGECHYGDWSGRKLAELKDEPLMEVVQAHPSAAAFPGGESMRAMQTRAAEAVREWNARVERDHGPDAVYLMCSHGDIIKSLVADALGLHLDLFQRISVEPCSVTAIRYTRLRPYLVRLGDTGDLASLAPRETSPEDDAPVGGGAGAP
- the corA gene encoding magnesium/cobalt transporter CorA, giving the protein MIFDCAIYREGHRSGTSEDPAKALAEARASDDAFVWIALHDPAPDEFDHVRKVFGLHPLAVEDALKAHQRPKLEVYDDSLFMVIKPVFYEHVSDTVSTGEVMVFLGDSFVVTVRHGEASPLPEVRRRLEADPERLRHGPTAVLHTVADATVDAYLEVATELGTDLEELEAEVFSPSDAGSRNTASRIYMFKRQVLEFRRATVPLTVPLTRLAGGTGGPAVPFVDEGARPFFRDVNDHLTRVNETVENLDRLVSDILSAHLAQMGVRQNDDMRRISAWAALAAVPTLLAGIYGMNFTHMPELRFYWSYPVVLGVMIVLDVLLYRGFRRRGWL
- a CDS encoding ferritin-like domain-containing protein — protein: MLSAKSLFQEILDNDASFQLFCSIAASGESQGGWENGRIAVLVPRSAHALAPKIARHGADEDKHGRIFNALMRKRGLRPVDVPPETDYTMLLERHGIGLAHEKLTADQPLTAHDVITYLAHSRVTEQRASEQMELLRRNFGDHPDVGRAVRMIAHDEDNHLAYCHEELLRLARAGHGPSIQRVLRECALTEIRVYRDVSLAVMSHMGRILGWPRAKAAVLAAGIHALYAYERLVGWRRMVSLTMPERRDALGGPAPAAAEFA
- a CDS encoding LLM class F420-dependent oxidoreductase, producing the protein MQLGINLGYWGAGMDADNLAVAQEADRLGYAVCWAAEAYGSDGATVLAWVAAQTERIDVGSAIFQIPARQPAMTAMTAATLDSLSKGRFRLGLGVSGPQVSEGWYGVKFDKPLARTREYVEIVRKAMSRERLSYEGEHWTLPLPGGPGKPIKLTVHPEREHIPLYIAAIGPKNLEQTGEIADGALLIFPSAEHLEDTAVRYLRAGREKAGKTLDGFDICPTVPLALGEDKDVSRLADTFRPYTALYVGGMGSRKQNFYNQLAGRMGYEKEAAEIQEKYLSGDKQGAAAAVPHDLIDKTTLLGSVDRIADRMKAYAAAGVTTLSLAPAGFTLDERLASLRAGSEALERAGLA